ATGCCAATTGATAAAGATTGATGAATTAGATGACACTTTTAAGGTTATTTTAGTAGCCCATAAAGAGTTTAGATTAATAAAAAATAAACTAAAAAGCAACTGCTTAAGTTATTGTAGTATTTGAGGTATTTTAATGAATAGTAAGTATTTAGAACATAAAAATAAAAAACTTGAAAAAGAATACCAAGTGCTATCTGAAAAAGTAGATTTACTGGAGTTTGAAATAATTAATCTGCAAGACAAACTTAAAAAAATACAATCTAATGAAGTATTAGACTATCAAAGTTTAATCGAGTTAATATCAAAAAACAAGCTATGTAGGTATGGACTCTATATTGAAACAAACAAACACAAACGTGTCAATAAAATCATAGAATATATTTTAAACTTAAGAATAGTTAGAATATATTTCAAAAAATACATTCCGAGCTTTTACGAGTCTTTATATGTATTAAATAATAAAAACAAAAAAATAAGTAATTTTAATAATAAGTCAATAATTAAAAATATAAATAATGATTGGGTAAATAAATATGAAAAAACTATCGAACGTATATTAGATAGTAACGGTTGTAAATATTATAGTAAATTTGATATAAAAATTGGAATTATATGTGATGAAATATATTTTAATTCTATTGAAAATATAGCTAATTTCACATATTTAACACCAACAAATTGGAAAAATCAATTAAGTAATATTGATGCTTTTATGATTGTATCTACTTGGCGCGGACTAAATGAAGAATGGTTAGGATTAGCAAATAAAACAAGCATAAACAAAATTATAGTACTCGAAATTTTAGATTACTGCAAGAACAATAATATAAAAAGTATATTTTATTCTAAAGAAGACCCACCAAGCTATGAGCAATTTTTAGACTATGCTAAAAAATGTGATTACATTTTAACATCAGATAATGGTAGTGTTGAAAATTATAAAAAAGACTGTAAAAATAATGAAGTATATACTATGAGCTTTTGTATCAATCCAACTCTACATAATCCAATTGGATTAAATGTAATTACTAATAAAGAAAAAGTAGTATTATTTTCTGGTTCGTGGGTAAAAAAATTTTCACAAAGATGCGAGGATTTGACCATACTGTTTGATGGCATCATTAATAGCGACTATAAATTAAAAATTATAGATAGAAATTACCCAAAATTTCAACAATACAGTTATCCAGATAAGTATATTCAATATTTATCACCTAGTGTTGATGTTAAAAAACTATATAAACTACATAAGTTATTTGATTATGCAATAAATGTTAATTCTGTAAAATACTCTGAAACAATGTTTGCTAATAGAGTTATAGAATTGCAAGCATGTGGAATTTTGCTATTTTCTAACTATAACACTGCTATTAGCAATATCGTTCCAACAACAATAATAAATGAAGATTCGCAAGAATTAGTTGCATATATAAACAACCAGAATAACGATTATCTATACGAAAGAAAAATTAATAATATACGGTATATTATCGATAACTTTACTTCATTTGAACTATATAATAGTTTATTTCAATTGATAAAAAAACAAAAACAACAGAATGCAAGATCTATATTGGTAATTTTAAATACAAAAAACGATAGAGTACTAAGAATGTTTCACTGCCAAGATTATCAAAATAAAACATTTATAGAACATAATAAACTTACCGCAGAAATCACAAATCAATATGATATAATAACTTGGTTTAACGAAAAATCTACTTATGATGAATTTTATTTAACAGATATGATAAATGGCTTTAAGTACACAAATGCTAGTTTTATCACAAAAAATACATTCTATGATGCAGACAAACTAATACAAAACAATGAACATAACTATACAAATTTTTTTATCTGTAAAACACATACTATTTTCTGGACAAAAGACTTTCAATATAGTGAGCTGATAGAATTACAAGAAAATACTAAATATACATATAAAAATGGGTATAGCATAGATAGGTTTAATTATAACAAACAAATAGCGGAAAAGAAGCTGCATGATACCCAATACTTAATTTCTATCATAATACCAATTTATAACACTGGACATTATTTATTACATAGATTATTACCAACTCTTATAAATTTACCGTTATTTAAGCAACTAGAAATAATATTAGTAGATGATGGTTCTGATACTCAAACAAAAAATATATTATCATATATTAACAAAAAATTTTTAAATGTGAAGCTTTATAATTTTAGCACATCTAGCGGCTCTGCATCAAAACCAAGAAACAAAGGTATTGAAATAGCTACTTCAAAATATATTGCTTTTTTAGATCCGGATGATGATATTTTAATCGATGGTTATTCTAAATTAATTCAACAAGCTATTGATGGCGATTATGATTTATGTATAGGTAATTTGTTAAAATATCAAAATAATAAGAAAATAAAATTTAATAATTATTTAATATTGCAAAATAAAATAGGAGATAACATACTAGAAAATGTTAACTTTCATGCTCCAAACTTGCAAACAATGATTATCAAAAAATCTTTGCTTAAAAACAACAATTTAATAAACATAGAAGGCGCTGTAGGTGAAGATACTTTACTATCATGGCAATTAATATATACAGCAAAAAATATTAAACTTATCAACACAACAGTTTATGTGTATTATGGTTATCTAACAGATTCCATAACAAATAATATAAAAAAAGATTATTTTGA
This is a stretch of genomic DNA from Campylobacter sp. RM12651. It encodes these proteins:
- a CDS encoding glycosyltransferase, whose amino-acid sequence is MNSKYLEHKNKKLEKEYQVLSEKVDLLEFEIINLQDKLKKIQSNEVLDYQSLIELISKNKLCRYGLYIETNKHKRVNKIIEYILNLRIVRIYFKKYIPSFYESLYVLNNKNKKISNFNNKSIIKNINNDWVNKYEKTIERILDSNGCKYYSKFDIKIGIICDEIYFNSIENIANFTYLTPTNWKNQLSNIDAFMIVSTWRGLNEEWLGLANKTSINKIIVLEILDYCKNNNIKSIFYSKEDPPSYEQFLDYAKKCDYILTSDNGSVENYKKDCKNNEVYTMSFCINPTLHNPIGLNVITNKEKVVLFSGSWVKKFSQRCEDLTILFDGIINSDYKLKIIDRNYPKFQQYSYPDKYIQYLSPSVDVKKLYKLHKLFDYAINVNSVKYSETMFANRVIELQACGILLFSNYNTAISNIVPTTIINEDSQELVAYINNQNNDYLYERKINNIRYIIDNFTSFELYNSLFQLIKKQKQQNARSILVILNTKNDRVLRMFHCQDYQNKTFIEHNKLTAEITNQYDIITWFNEKSTYDEFYLTDMINGFKYTNASFITKNTFYDADKLIQNNEHNYTNFFICKTHTIFWTKDFQYSELIELQENTKYTYKNGYSIDRFNYNKQIAEKKLHDTQYLISIIIPIYNTGHYLLHRLLPTLINLPLFKQLEIILVDDGSDTQTKNILSYINKKFLNVKLYNFSTSSGSASKPRNKGIEIATSKYIAFLDPDDDILIDGYSKLIQQAIDGDYDLCIGNLLKYQNNKKIKFNNYLILQNKIGDNILENVNFHAPNLQTMIIKKSLLKNNNLINIEGAVGEDTLLSWQLIYTAKNIKLINTTVYVYYGYLTDSITNNIKKDYFDKLLRLQKHKIKWLKSTNNLEKFMQLKYNQYTENWVFDRILRVKEEDLNASIRLVYEYLMIYNEFYNKNSILINKFIQLYNKKALAIEIINYIKEKKGKQ